One region of candidate division WOR-3 bacterium genomic DNA includes:
- the kbl gene encoding glycine C-acetyltransferase codes for MAYSEKARGYYATELTGIKEAGTFKEERFIESPQAANIKVEFPAGSPPKEVLNFCANNYLGLSSHPEVVTAAHDGLKERGYGMSSVRFICGTQDIHRELEEKLTKFLGTEDTILFPSCMDANAGVFDVVLDKEDAMIADRLVHASIVDGMRLCKAQLFNYKHSNMEHLEEKLKETQDCRFRMVITDGVFSMDGDIAKLDEICDLAEKYDAMVLVDDSHASGFMGKTGRGTHEHCGVLGRIDIITTTLGKALGGASGGCVSGRKEIVDLCRQRARPYLFSNTVPPVIVAAASKVLDIISKTTDRRDKLEENTVFFREKMTAAGFDIKEGVHPIVPIMLYNAKLAQDIASDMYNEGIYVIGFSFPVVPKGQSRIRVQISAGHDREHIERAIAAFTKIGEKYKILGKKKNEIIEMYGL; via the coding sequence ATGGCCTACAGCGAAAAGGCAAGAGGTTACTACGCGACCGAATTGACCGGCATAAAAGAAGCAGGCACCTTCAAAGAGGAAAGATTCATTGAATCGCCTCAGGCCGCAAACATCAAAGTGGAATTTCCCGCCGGCTCGCCACCAAAAGAAGTCCTTAACTTCTGTGCAAACAACTACCTTGGATTATCGAGTCATCCTGAAGTGGTGACCGCAGCACATGATGGTCTCAAAGAACGGGGTTACGGTATGTCGTCGGTGCGTTTCATCTGCGGCACTCAGGATATTCACCGAGAGCTGGAAGAGAAATTGACAAAATTCCTGGGCACCGAAGACACTATCCTATTTCCGTCATGCATGGATGCCAATGCCGGTGTGTTCGATGTCGTACTGGATAAAGAAGACGCCATGATCGCTGACCGTCTCGTTCATGCCTCGATCGTCGACGGGATGAGGCTCTGCAAGGCGCAATTGTTCAATTACAAACATTCTAACATGGAACACCTCGAGGAGAAATTGAAGGAAACCCAGGACTGTCGCTTCAGGATGGTGATCACTGATGGTGTCTTCTCAATGGACGGCGATATTGCCAAACTGGATGAGATATGCGACCTTGCCGAGAAATACGACGCTATGGTTCTCGTCGATGATTCCCATGCTAGTGGATTCATGGGTAAAACCGGGCGCGGCACTCACGAACACTGCGGCGTACTCGGACGCATCGACATCATCACGACCACCCTGGGCAAGGCACTGGGTGGTGCGTCAGGCGGATGTGTGAGCGGACGCAAAGAGATAGTGGACCTCTGCCGACAGCGTGCTCGCCCTTATCTCTTTTCGAATACGGTACCGCCGGTCATTGTCGCCGCTGCCAGTAAGGTACTCGACATCATCAGTAAGACGACGGACCGACGCGATAAGCTCGAGGAAAACACGGTATTCTTCAGAGAAAAAATGACTGCCGCGGGTTTTGATATTAAAGAAGGCGTACATCCCATAGTACCGATCATGCTGTACAATGCAAAACTCGCTCAGGACATCGCAAGCGATATGTATAATGAAGGCATCTACGTCATCGGCTTCTCGTTTCCGGTCGTGCCCAAGGGCCAGTCACGCATAAGAGTACAGATCTCCGCCGGTCATGACCGGGAGCATATTGAGCGTGCGATCGCAGCATTCACAAAGATCGGCGAGAAATACAAGATACTGGGCAAAAAGAAGAACGAGATCATCGAGATGTACGGGCTCTAG
- a CDS encoding pilus assembly protein PilP: MVSQVVGSLLFVMLINQTPTTPPADTLFPVEKWQYNVKGRRDPFVPLVGTDLSPGGKASHLSVENLTLIGILWGERGYYALVKDGVNQGYILKRGDRVVGGKVSEIVRDGVIFELTQAGVVTKYELRLQEKERR, encoded by the coding sequence GTGGTGTCCCAAGTCGTCGGTAGCCTTCTATTTGTGATGTTGATCAATCAAACGCCAACAACACCACCAGCAGATACGTTATTCCCTGTTGAGAAGTGGCAATATAACGTTAAAGGGAGACGTGATCCATTTGTGCCTCTAGTAGGCACTGACTTATCCCCAGGCGGTAAGGCAAGTCACCTGAGCGTTGAGAATCTTACCCTCATTGGAATTCTGTGGGGCGAACGCGGGTATTATGCTCTGGTAAAAGATGGTGTGAATCAAGGATATATTCTCAAGAGAGGTGACCGTGTTGTCGGCGGAAAAGTCTCGGAGATTGTTCGTGATGGAGTGATATTCGAGCTGACACAAGCTGGGGTTGTAACCAAATATGAACTGAGACTTCAAGAAAAGGAAAGGAGGTAA
- a CDS encoding PilN domain-containing protein, whose amino-acid sequence MIKINLAPITKKGRAPKARAPRAPRPGIKIPPIQTAIVYIAGIVIVALIVIVLLVSQNIQMRNFNSNINQLNAKLDELKIYKAAVDSLETRERELAALIAPIKQLNRNRFFIAHILDEISERVPDFTWITMLNADSTNLDIKGIAASNLLVADFMNRLEESPYIYNVDLSVLEKKVIEKQEMMEFTLTANVGFDSVVRR is encoded by the coding sequence ATGATCAAAATTAATCTGGCCCCAATTACAAAGAAAGGCCGTGCTCCTAAAGCAAGGGCACCGAGAGCTCCACGTCCAGGAATAAAGATACCACCCATTCAGACCGCGATCGTGTACATCGCAGGCATAGTGATCGTCGCACTCATCGTTATCGTTCTGCTTGTAAGCCAAAACATACAAATGCGTAACTTCAACTCCAATATCAATCAACTGAATGCCAAACTCGACGAATTGAAGATATACAAAGCAGCGGTCGACAGCCTCGAGACGCGAGAAAGGGAACTTGCGGCGCTTATCGCACCGATAAAACAACTTAACAGAAACAGGTTTTTCATCGCGCACATCCTTGATGAAATCTCGGAACGTGTACCGGATTTCACCTGGATCACAATGCTCAACGCGGATTCTACTAACCTGGACATAAAAGGGATCGCTGCCTCAAATCTGCTTGTTGCCGATTTTATGAACCGACTTGAAGAATCACCTTACATATATAACGTTGACCTGTCCGTTCTCGAGAAGAAGGTAATCGAAAAACAAGAAATGATGGAATTCACCTTGACGGCAAACGTCGGTTTTGACTCGGTGGTCAGGAGGTAA
- a CDS encoding AMIN domain-containing protein, whose protein sequence is MRNAVVLALLISLASGAVISDIVITPEDVNTKIIIRSDAPFVANSFALKDPSRIVIDCSGASSPLVGNKFAVNRGGIKQMSVTGFTEQPDLVRVVTTLDQDYSFLTSTEGDDFVLTLLSGAMNPFTDWHAGVASPAPAMPGEEAQPPILPTPKPTATVTGRPISCDFEDADILTILRALSEYAGVNIVAGKDVSGTVTVRLHNVPWRKALEIILRASGYAYREDPGVIRVDTAENLDKQDYDLPVSAKIYKLEFADPTRMLDKITAMLSPKGKANVDTRTNSIVVTEVAPIHDRITQLVKLLDTPTPQVEIMVRVVDMDATITRSLGIDWTLRGLESRILRADVQANPQPQVAGFGIFNIGTVPSFAQVSATINMLEETGRAQTVSAPRVSAIDNEAASILGGQRFGIPTLDISGNTVIQFYEVGTKLEVVPHINSLEEITMDIHAEVSELDRASALAGRPIITTSEAESKVLVADGNTVVIGGFIRRRETKQIRGIPILKSIPILGALFRETTSAVEDRELLIFITPTIIRG, encoded by the coding sequence ATGAGGAACGCAGTTGTCCTCGCTTTATTAATTTCCCTGGCCAGTGGTGCCGTAATTAGCGATATAGTCATAACCCCAGAAGATGTTAATACCAAGATTATTATTAGGTCTGATGCACCATTTGTTGCCAATTCCTTTGCCCTAAAGGATCCATCGAGGATAGTGATCGATTGCTCAGGAGCATCGAGCCCGCTAGTCGGTAACAAATTCGCAGTGAACCGAGGCGGTATCAAACAAATGTCCGTCACCGGCTTCACCGAACAGCCAGATCTGGTTCGCGTGGTCACGACCCTGGATCAAGATTATTCCTTCCTGACATCCACTGAAGGTGATGACTTCGTACTCACACTGCTCTCGGGTGCAATGAACCCATTTACGGATTGGCACGCAGGTGTAGCTTCTCCTGCCCCGGCAATGCCAGGTGAAGAGGCCCAGCCTCCTATCCTGCCAACACCCAAGCCAACCGCTACGGTAACCGGGCGTCCGATATCATGCGATTTCGAAGATGCGGATATTCTGACCATACTGCGCGCTTTGTCTGAATACGCTGGTGTGAATATCGTTGCCGGTAAGGATGTTTCCGGTACGGTAACCGTCAGGCTACATAACGTTCCGTGGCGTAAGGCGCTCGAAATCATCCTTCGTGCATCAGGCTACGCTTACCGTGAAGATCCTGGCGTCATCCGTGTTGACACCGCCGAAAATCTCGACAAGCAGGACTATGATCTTCCGGTCAGCGCAAAAATCTACAAGCTGGAATTTGCCGACCCGACCAGAATGCTCGACAAGATCACGGCTATGCTTTCCCCGAAAGGCAAGGCGAATGTCGACACACGTACGAATTCCATCGTGGTAACCGAGGTTGCTCCAATACATGATCGTATCACGCAGCTTGTAAAACTGTTAGATACGCCAACGCCGCAGGTCGAGATCATGGTGAGAGTCGTAGACATGGATGCAACTATAACAAGGTCGTTAGGAATAGATTGGACGCTACGAGGACTTGAGAGCAGAATTCTACGGGCTGACGTGCAAGCCAACCCCCAACCACAGGTGGCGGGTTTTGGAATCTTCAACATCGGTACGGTTCCGTCATTCGCACAGGTCTCCGCAACGATCAACATGCTCGAGGAAACCGGTAGGGCTCAAACCGTATCGGCTCCCCGTGTTTCCGCTATCGACAACGAAGCCGCATCGATCCTCGGTGGTCAGCGATTCGGTATCCCGACGCTTGATATCTCGGGCAACACTGTGATCCAGTTCTATGAAGTCGGTACGAAGCTCGAAGTGGTGCCGCACATAAATTCTCTGGAAGAAATCACCATGGATATCCATGCAGAGGTCAGTGAACTCGACCGTGCTTCGGCACTTGCCGGACGGCCGATAATCACAACTTCTGAAGCCGAATCCAAGGTCCTCGTTGCGGACGGTAACACAGTCGTAATCGGTGGTTTCATAAGACGAAGAGAAACAAAGCAAATACGCGGTATTCCGATACTGAAAAGCATACCCATACTAGGAGCATTGTTCAGAGAAACGACCTCGGCAGTTGAAGACCGCGAACTGCTTATCTTCATTACGCCGACGATCA
- a CDS encoding type 4a pilus biogenesis protein PilO — MKPRERKTQQMVIFLIILVVILILFFRFPYKTNSDKVDVLKSRRDSLQIEVQKAEAAKIRLPELQEKIARLEVEWERAKEMLPKEKEIPSLIQQISNSGAKAGVSFLLFKPSTVVQKINYSEIPVQIRVTCGYHQLGKFLSNVGNLARIVNVPSIKITAGKDRAVEAELRTQTYTVAKGKGVQSGVPSRR; from the coding sequence ATGAAACCTAGAGAACGAAAAACGCAACAAATGGTGATCTTTCTAATCATCCTCGTGGTGATACTCATTCTATTCTTCCGATTCCCCTACAAGACGAACAGTGACAAGGTGGATGTGCTGAAATCGAGACGCGACTCACTGCAGATTGAAGTCCAGAAGGCAGAAGCGGCAAAGATCCGGTTGCCCGAGCTTCAGGAAAAAATCGCACGGCTTGAGGTTGAATGGGAGCGAGCAAAAGAGATGTTACCAAAAGAAAAGGAAATACCTTCGCTCATACAACAGATATCAAATTCCGGAGCGAAGGCCGGTGTGAGTTTTCTTCTATTCAAACCGAGCACCGTGGTTCAGAAAATAAACTATTCCGAAATCCCGGTTCAGATCAGGGTCACTTGTGGCTACCATCAGCTGGGTAAATTCCTATCCAATGTCGGTAACCTCGCAAGAATCGTAAATGTTCCATCGATAAAAATAACGGCGGGCAAAGATCGTGCCGTCGAAGCAGAGTTGAGAACACAGACTTATACTGTGGCAAAGGGAAAGGGGGTGCAAAGTGGTGTCCCAAGTCGTCGGTAG
- a CDS encoding FAD-binding oxidoreductase encodes MNNTSDVIVIGGGIIGCATGYYLAKKGLKVNLLEREYLTSGSTGRCIGGIRQQFSTPLSIKVAMESMKKFTAMNDDLKQDVEFHQGGYLFLAHSEEKKQTYMKLIEIQRNMGLDVSFIGVPEIEKLVPGIDATDLLGGAYCSSDAQANPFLIIDGYARKIKEKGNVFTHKEVTQINTQNGKVVSVSTRDNEDYNAPIVVNAAGPSARDIAGMANIDIPIYPERHEAMITEQMERFFDMMIVDYRPDGCYFNQKWPHGSIIGCYTPVPNVPGYDLGTSFEFAREMGRRMARLIPRLNDIKIIRHWSGSYEITPDGNPILDKSDIDGFWIVGGMCGHGFMLGPEIAWLAAEYITEGKPPYDISEFALHRDFTGKEVMK; translated from the coding sequence ATGAATAATACGTCAGATGTTATCGTGATCGGCGGTGGTATCATTGGCTGCGCCACTGGCTACTACTTAGCAAAGAAAGGGCTGAAAGTCAACCTGCTTGAAAGAGAGTACCTGACCTCAGGTTCTACCGGCCGCTGCATCGGAGGGATCAGACAGCAATTCTCAACTCCCCTCAGCATCAAAGTCGCGATGGAATCGATGAAAAAATTCACCGCGATGAATGATGACCTGAAGCAGGATGTTGAATTCCATCAAGGTGGATATCTATTTCTTGCGCACAGCGAAGAAAAAAAGCAAACATACATGAAGCTCATTGAAATCCAGAGGAATATGGGACTCGATGTCAGCTTCATTGGCGTTCCGGAGATCGAAAAGCTGGTACCGGGTATCGATGCAACAGATCTTTTGGGTGGTGCATACTGTTCAAGCGATGCACAGGCCAATCCATTTCTGATCATTGATGGCTACGCAAGAAAGATAAAGGAAAAAGGTAATGTCTTCACGCACAAGGAAGTCACGCAAATAAATACCCAAAATGGAAAAGTCGTTTCGGTCAGCACGCGTGACAATGAGGATTACAATGCGCCGATCGTGGTCAATGCTGCCGGTCCTTCTGCCCGGGACATCGCCGGAATGGCCAACATCGACATACCAATCTATCCAGAACGCCATGAAGCAATGATCACCGAGCAGATGGAAAGATTCTTCGACATGATGATTGTCGATTACCGGCCGGACGGATGCTACTTCAATCAGAAATGGCCACATGGAAGCATCATTGGATGCTACACGCCGGTACCGAACGTCCCCGGATATGACCTGGGCACCTCTTTTGAATTCGCCAGGGAAATGGGACGCCGGATGGCTCGCCTCATACCCAGATTGAATGACATAAAGATCATACGGCATTGGTCGGGCAGTTATGAAATCACTCCGGACGGTAATCCGATTCTTGATAAATCCGACATAGACGGTTTCTGGATCGTGGGCGGGATGTGTGGCCATGGATTCATGCTGGGCCCCGAAATCGCCTGGCTTGCTGCCGAGTACATCACCGAAGGCAAACCGCCTTATGACATCTCTGAATTTGCCTTGCATCGTGATTTCACAGGTAAAGAGGTGATGAAGTGA
- a CDS encoding acyl carrier protein, translating into MTEDIKNLIIEYVKKEYLEEDAEEEVNENTPLISSGIVDSFSMVSLKTFLEKKFNIKIPDEKATPEAFDTVNNIMNLLKEFNVT; encoded by the coding sequence ATGACCGAAGACATTAAGAATTTGATAATAGAGTATGTTAAGAAAGAATATCTGGAAGAAGATGCGGAAGAAGAAGTCAATGAGAACACGCCACTAATATCGAGCGGTATTGTCGATTCGTTCTCAATGGTTTCACTTAAAACATTCCTTGAGAAAAAATTCAATATTAAAATCCCGGACGAAAAAGCAACCCCCGAAGCCTTCGACACCGTGAACAACATAATGAATTTACTCAAGGAATTCAACGTTACATAG
- a CDS encoding pilus assembly protein PilM gives MFGRKKKVLGLDIGSSQTKIVELSAGKSKKLLNFGISKVLPDAIVEGEIIDREAVLDSVRTLIETKGFSTKDVVLGIAGRDVIIKRITMDRMSEADTREQIKWEAEQYVPFDINEVSLDFDVVNPNFGDNQQEVILVAAKNELINNLTSLLKDLNLTPIIIDTTAFAIQHVYEHSYEVVTDEIICLIHLGAGMTVINVIKGGSSLSARDVYYGVNAYISKLQKEVGFNYEDAANAAKGTVPPGVSQDSIQGVFESFVSDLGTHIERSLQFLSTVTGEEKVSRMYISGGGSLIPTLTDYLKRRFGIPIETLNPFKNIIYDPNIFVPMGADAAGPILAQAVGLALRGE, from the coding sequence ATGTTCGGGAGAAAGAAAAAAGTACTTGGTCTTGATATTGGGTCAAGCCAAACAAAAATAGTTGAGCTTAGCGCAGGTAAGAGTAAGAAGTTATTGAATTTTGGGATATCCAAGGTCTTGCCTGACGCTATAGTTGAAGGTGAAATAATCGATCGGGAGGCAGTTTTAGACTCCGTCAGAACATTAATTGAAACGAAGGGCTTCTCCACAAAAGACGTTGTCCTGGGTATCGCCGGAAGAGACGTCATAATCAAGAGAATTACCATGGACCGAATGAGTGAAGCAGACACGCGGGAACAGATCAAATGGGAGGCCGAGCAGTATGTACCCTTTGACATAAACGAAGTATCGCTTGATTTCGATGTTGTGAACCCAAACTTCGGAGATAATCAACAGGAAGTCATCCTTGTCGCCGCGAAAAACGAGCTCATCAACAACCTTACGTCTCTGTTGAAAGACCTTAATCTAACGCCGATCATCATCGACACCACCGCTTTTGCCATTCAGCATGTCTATGAGCATAGCTATGAAGTAGTCACCGACGAGATAATCTGCCTCATCCACCTCGGCGCGGGAATGACCGTGATCAATGTCATAAAAGGCGGCTCGAGTCTCTCGGCGCGTGATGTCTACTACGGCGTGAATGCATACATAAGCAAGCTCCAGAAGGAAGTTGGATTCAATTATGAAGATGCTGCGAATGCAGCCAAGGGTACTGTCCCGCCGGGCGTGTCTCAGGATTCAATCCAGGGAGTCTTCGAATCTTTTGTGAGTGACCTTGGCACCCACATCGAGAGAAGTCTGCAATTTCTCTCGACGGTTACCGGAGAGGAAAAGGTAAGCCGTATGTACATCTCGGGCGGAGGTTCTTTAATACCGACCCTTACTGATTATCTGAAGAGGCGCTTCGGAATACCGATCGAGACACTCAATCCCTTCAAGAACATCATTTATGACCCAAATATTTTTGTACCTATGGGCGCGGATGCAGCTGGGCCGATCCTGGCTCAAGCTGTTGGTCTAGCATTAAGGGGGGAATAA